The genome window CAGGCTCGCCCCGGAGAGGTGGCCAGTTAGAATCAGATGGGCACAGATGAACCTTCAAGGCCAAGTGCATCATACCAGGACCCAGGCCTGGATGATCCAGTCCaggattttataaaacattttcccacAACTCAAATTATTTCCCTAAGAACACATCTCTGAAACTATaatcaaatgggaaaactgaTACCTTTGGCAACCAACCTCTCAGCAGCTTCGCTATTTTGCCGCAAAAGGTAAAACTACCTTGATGATGGGCAGTGTTTTTGCACAAGAACCATCAGAAATAGAAGTGGCTTTGAGCTGCATTTTTTACACTCAGTACTTTTTATTGATTCTCATGGGAAAATGTATATTCTTATGAGTGAGACTACTTTAAGATGAAGTGTGTCAGTGGGAAAAATACCTCTGCTGCTTGAACCCTAGTGTCCAATTGCCCATCCCTCGTGTGGGGTGCTTTGAAAGGCAGGGCCTTCCTGAAGCATCCCATTTCATCCATTCTAGGATACGCCTGTGTGACAGGTGCCTGCTGGCTGCTCCTGTTGTGGGGCCCCTTTGGGACGTGTGCTGGGGAGACAGTGACCGAGGGGCTGCCCTTATCTGCCCCAGTCGGTGCTTTGGCCCAGTGGGTCATGGCAGCTGTGAGACCCTAAGCAACACTCCCAGCCATTTCCAGTGCAGCTCACGCTGCACCACGTGGGAGATAGAGAACAGCAAAACAGATATTGGGGGTTGAAGGGGGGGGGGCTGTCCGACTCCTAGAGGCTTCCTTCACCCCACCCCCGAATCCCAACTATTTTGAAAGTTGACAAGATCTGCCGCCCATTTTCATCTGCTGGTGTGTGGTGTGTTTCAGATCGATGGGCTGGAGGAGAAGTTATCACAGTGTCGTAGGGACCTGGAGGCTGTGAACGCCAGGCTGTATGGGGCAGAGCTGAGCCCAGAGGCCAGGTAATGCTCCTGCCCCCCCCaactccccagcccctcccaccaatCCTGGGCCCTGGCCTGAGCttccactcccccctccccctgccatcGGACACCTGGGCCCTGTCCCCCTTGTCCAACCTGCCCTGGTGTGGCAGCTGCCCCTCAggtgagaagaaggaaaagggctCGAGCCATACAACTCCTTCCCCCTTCACAGGAGGACtctggagaaggagaaaaacagcCTGATGAACAAAGCCTCCAACTATGGTAAGCAAGTTCCCTCTGCTACCAGcgccccctccagccccagggTCAGGAGACGCAGACTGCCCAGGGAGCCCACGTGACAGGGATCAAGGGGTTTCTTCAGGGGGGAGCCGGCTGCCAGGAGGTTGcagggacccactgcaggcccaGCAGCCTGGAATAGCAGGCTCGTTCCTTTGTTCCGAGGAAGGAGAGGGCTGTGCATCTGTTGTTTCTCTGAGGGATGAAGGGGTATAGCTGTAGCCAGATCCAGTCTCACATCTACCCGGACTTGGGAGgtctgccctccctgcccctcttcccAGGAAACCCTGTGGGAGTGGGGGCCGTGGGGGCCAGGGTGAAGAAGGATGAACCTCTCAGTTGGGCCCATGAAGGGCTACTGGGGGTGGAGCAAGGCTGCCACCTTCTGGGCACTGGGGGTAGAGCCAGGCAGAACACAGAGCTAGAGGGCAGCTCTGGGCCCACCCCCACCCGCATCCCATCCCCGCTGGCCTGCGAGAAAGATGCTCTGCGGAGGCTCCTCAGACTTATCTGTTTTATTCTCCCTGAGGGGCCAAACCTGGCCAAGAACCAGCCCCAGAACCGTCCACAGGGCAGGAAACCTTCTAGAGGGACCATTTTGAAACAACACTAAGCACTGCATGTGCGCAAACATTCCCCTGCCTGGGCCCAGGGCTGGTTTGCAGGAATGTCCCCGCTCCCTCACAGGCAGGAGCGCACATCAGCTCCCCCTCAAGCTGAGCAGTTGGCACACAGTCGCAGCATCACCCCACTTGAGCCCTCAGCGTACCCCTACATGCGCATCATGAGGGATGAATGGAAGGTGTGGCTGTAGAACTGCAGGCCTGGCTTCCTCTAGCGGTGAGCCCATCCACCTCGTGACAAACGGCCTCTCGGCAGTGCCAGTTCCTGCTTCGCTGGGCATCCAGCAGAGAGCAGGGCTGGAAGCCCTGCTGGTGCGGTCCCACCCTGTACCTCCTTGTGTCAGGCCCAAGGCGAATGCCAGGCCACCACCTAGCGCGGCTTTCACATGTGGCCTTGTGGGTGACCCCTTCACACATTCCATCCTCAACTTCAACTGCAGTTGAAGAGAAATGGTGGAGCAGCATTGTGTTGGGACTTTTCTGGGCTGGGATCTGTAGCCAAAAGGCTGTGAGGATGTGGGCAGATCAGGGACAGTCGTTTTTGTGGCTGAGGAAGTGGCTGGGAAGGAACCCGTGCCCTCAGCAGTGTGTACCCATCTGTGAGAGGCAGGGGCAGATGAGTAGCAGATGGGCCCAAACCACCTGTCCAACACCGTTTCCTCCTAGAGAAGGAGCTCAAGTTGCTTCGGCAAGAGAACCGGAAGAACATGCTGCTCTCGGTGGCCATCTTCATCCTCCTGACCCTCATCTACGCCTGCTGGACCATGTGACCTGAGGATTTCCGGTCAGCGCAGGCTTCCCCTCAGCGACCTGCTCACAGCCAAGTAGCCCTCAAGCCTCAGGAGGATGACGGTACAGGGACATCTCCCCGACCCAGACACGAGCAGGGCTTCCTGTGGGCCCGGGCCCTGCTGCCTCCCGATCCTGCTGTGGGGCCCGGGTCTCCAGGACTTGGTGCTGGCTCCTCCCTTAGCCCAAGGGACATGCAATAAAGAACACCCATGCTCTGTCTGCTGAGTAAATGTCAGGGTGGTCTGACTGCAGCTGGGGGGTGGCGGGGGCGGCACTCAGGAATCAAGGAAGAAGAGACATTCAAGGGAAAGCTCGTGGCTTAGATCTCAAAGGGAGAAGGGGGGGCTGTGAAGGTGAGCCCCCAGCTTAAGTGGGGGGTGAGGCAGCAGGAAGCACTCAGTCAGAACTAAGCTGGGAGCCATTTCCAGGGTTGGGCATCGCTGGAGATGCTGCTATTGTGCCACgtgcccaccacccccaccaaaCAGTCTTGCCCTCCCATCAGTGCCCCTGCCTGTGTGGTAGAAAAATGCAGCCTGTGCAGCGAAGGGCAACTTGGGGACTTGCAGTGGTCGCGTGGCAGTCCCACAGGAGCAAGGAGTTAATCCATCTTCAAGAGGCAGGCGAGGCTGGTGAGGCCTGGCGGAGTGGGCAGCACAAGCCATGGTAATGACCAGACAGACTTATGGTGACAGTGGCCAGTAAATCAGGCTGGGTCTGCAAGAAGCAGGAGAGGTGGGGCCCACGGGACAGGAGAGCAGGAGCCGCAAATACAGACATCACCTGCTGCCCAATCCTACTCCCAGCACAGCGCCCAGGAGGGTTGGGTGGGAAGCTAGAGCGAGGCAGGGCAGGGCaaccaggaggaggaagggcttGGGAACCCAGATCATCCTAGTAAGTAAAAACAAGGAAAGGAGTTGCCCTAGGAGCTCAGGCTCTGAAATATCAAGGAAGGCCCTTCGGGGCCATGGTGCAGCCAAGTGCTGGCGGGCTCGAGGGAGAAACTGGCAGCAGAGTGATGGGACTGGTGGCGAAACTAGCCTGGAATGGAGAGGGAGGTGCCACCAGCACCTGTATGTCCCACAACCCCAAGCACAGGCCCACTGCAGGTGCAGGAAGGAGGGGGGCTGGCTGCGGTCAGCGAAAccatgtctccctccctctcccccggGGCTAGTGGCACTAATTGGTCTGACACCTCTGTTATTTTAGTCTCTCAGACTGAGCCCGGATTGTGACAGTACCACCACGGGCTGGGCTGTGTGATTTATGTAAGGGGGAGAGTGCCTCCCTACCCTGCTGGGCTGTAGGTTCCCTCATTCTCCAGTTCAGGCTTCTCACAGGAGCCCCCTCTCTggcagcaggcagccctgggagCCCTGAGCTTGGACAAGGCTCTAATTAAACAcaccctcttctcccctcttccaAGAACAGGCTCCTCCCCTTCACCTTCAGCTCAAGCTGTTTCCCCTAAGCCAGTCCCAGACCACACGGCACGGAGGACAACCAGTAGGAGCCCCAGGACAGAGCCACACAggcattaaaaatatgtttatctttAATGATCCAAGATTCTGCAAGACACACTGATATACCCAGAATTGGGTGGAAATACAGCAGTTCAGTGGTGCTGCTGCCACCcggggggaggcgggggaggaCTGGATGCTGGCTGGAgatacccccccccccaggtggaGTCAATTCCAACCTCACAGGAAGCTGCTGTGCCCTATCGCCATGGAAACCAGTCTAGCACTGGGATGGGGCCCTAGGGAGCCTGTATAAGCATCTCAGAGGTATTTCCCATCAAGAACAACCACAggtgccctcccccacccaaagCTACTGCCCAGCTTCCCCTCTTCCCGTTCCGCTTCCACCAAGATAGAGGAAATGGAGTGACCACAAAATGACAAAAGTGACTGACTGTACCATCtactgggaaagaaaaacagggtgggggaagggtggcaAGGTGGCTGTGACACACAGGGGTGCCATGATTGCCAGAGGGCTAGGTAAAACCCAGCCCCAGAGGTCCCTTCTGTTGCAGTGGGGCCACTGCTGCTGGGGCATAGAAAAAGGCAGGTCTCCAAGGGTGCTTCCTCCCATTCTAGAGCTGCCCAAGGTCCGGCTCAATGGGGGTGGGGCCCGGGAAGCAGTCCCATCCACTACCAAAGACAGTGCCACCTGCATCCTGGTGTGGTGTCAGGGACGTGGGGCCCATATACCTCCCTTCCCGGCCCGCGGGACTGTCAGAGGTCCAGGCTGAGAAGAGCTCCAGAGAAGACCAGGGCAGGGTGCGGGGAGGAGACAAAGTCTCCAACTTGGCATCAAAACAGAACAAGTTCAAAGAAACAAAGCCTTGATTTGTACAGCAGCTGCTCCTGGCCAGCTCACGACAGGGGGCCTTCCCCCACTCGAGTTGGCCTAGTAAAAAGTTGGGGAACGCAGGGGTGTAGCCACCCTC of Rhinolophus sinicus isolate RSC01 linkage group LG05, ASM3656204v1, whole genome shotgun sequence contains these proteins:
- the CCDC167 gene encoding coiled-coil domain-containing protein 167, with the translated sequence MGASNNDWGISAINMTKKKRENLGVALEIDGLEEKLSQCRRDLEAVNARLYGAELSPEARRTLEKEKNSLMNKASNYEKELKLLRQENRKNMLLSVAIFILLTLIYACWTM